The following are encoded in a window of Rhizobium sp. WYJ-E13 genomic DNA:
- the rlmH gene encoding 23S rRNA (pseudouridine(1915)-N(3))-methyltransferase RlmH: MRIGLFAVGRLKSGPEKDLAARYFDRFAKAGPAVGLEFSRIAEVAESRASNAETRKREEAAMLLKSLAEGSILILLDERGKALDSEAFANLLGNYRDQGKRDLTIAIGGADGLDPSLYDRADMTLCLGKMTWPHQIVRTLIAEQLYRAVTILSGHPYHRV, encoded by the coding sequence ATGCGAATTGGTCTTTTTGCGGTGGGACGGCTGAAGTCCGGCCCCGAAAAGGATCTTGCTGCCCGTTATTTCGACCGTTTTGCAAAGGCCGGTCCCGCAGTCGGACTGGAATTCTCTCGTATCGCCGAAGTGGCCGAAAGCCGCGCCTCCAATGCGGAAACCCGCAAGCGCGAGGAGGCGGCTATGCTGCTGAAATCGCTAGCGGAAGGCAGCATCCTCATTCTCCTCGACGAGCGCGGCAAGGCGCTGGACAGCGAAGCTTTCGCCAATCTCCTTGGCAACTATCGCGATCAGGGCAAACGCGACCTGACGATCGCAATCGGTGGCGCGGATGGTCTCGATCCCTCCCTCTATGACCGAGCCGACATGACCCTTTGCCTTGGCAAGATGACGTGGCCGCATCAGATCGTCCGCACGCTGATTGCCGAGCAGCTTTACCGCGCCGTGACCATCCTCTCCGGCCATCCCTATCATCGTGTCTGA
- a CDS encoding RNA pyrophosphohydrolase, giving the protein MSQAPVRAEDLPYRPCVGVMILNREGLVWAGRRIPDGNSEYDGSPQLWQMPQGGIDKGEDPLEAAYRELYEETGIKTVTLLAEATDWINYDLPPQLIGIGLRGKYRGQTQRWFAFRFEGDESEIAINPPPSGHEPEFDAWEWKPMEDLPGLIVPFKRAVYERVVAEFSHLPGLIPED; this is encoded by the coding sequence ATGAGCCAGGCGCCCGTAAGAGCCGAGGACCTGCCCTATCGCCCCTGCGTCGGCGTGATGATCCTGAACCGCGAAGGCCTCGTCTGGGCCGGACGGCGTATTCCCGACGGCAATTCGGAATATGACGGCTCGCCCCAGCTCTGGCAGATGCCGCAAGGCGGCATCGACAAGGGCGAGGACCCACTGGAAGCGGCCTATCGCGAGCTTTACGAGGAAACCGGCATCAAGACCGTGACGCTGCTCGCCGAGGCCACGGACTGGATCAATTACGACTTGCCCCCGCAGCTGATCGGCATCGGCCTGAGGGGTAAATATCGCGGCCAGACCCAGCGCTGGTTCGCCTTCCGCTTCGAGGGCGACGAAAGCGAGATCGCCATCAATCCCCCGCCCAGCGGCCATGAGCCGGAATTCGACGCCTGGGAATGGAAGCCGATGGAAGACCTGCCCGGCCTGATCGTTCCCTTCAAGCGCGCCGTCTATGAACGGGTCGTGGCGGAATTCAGCCATCTCCCCGGCCTGATCCCGGAAGATTGA
- the modA gene encoding molybdate ABC transporter substrate-binding protein codes for MHNRRRWMKLATAAISAIWLGAAALTAPAAAAEKITVFAAASLKNALDAANAAWAKESGKEAVASYAASGALAKQIENAAPADVFISADVNWMDYVADKKLIKPDTRSNLLGNRLVLVAESDKQKPVEIKQGFDLAGLLGDGKLAMGEPKSVPAGKYGQAALDKLGVWKSVETKVAYAESVRAALAFVSRGEAPYGIVYQTDAAADKGVTIVGAFPADSHPPIIYPIALLAESKNPDAAAYLDFLKSDKAALFFTAQGFTILK; via the coding sequence ATGCATAACCGGCGCCGCTGGATGAAACTGGCAACCGCCGCGATTTCGGCCATCTGGCTTGGCGCAGCAGCGCTTACCGCACCCGCCGCAGCCGCCGAAAAGATCACCGTTTTCGCAGCCGCAAGCTTGAAGAATGCGCTCGACGCCGCCAACGCCGCCTGGGCGAAGGAAAGCGGCAAGGAAGCCGTCGCCTCCTACGCGGCAAGCGGCGCACTGGCAAAGCAGATCGAAAATGCTGCCCCGGCCGATGTCTTCATTTCCGCCGATGTGAACTGGATGGATTACGTTGCCGACAAAAAGCTGATCAAGCCGGACACGCGTTCCAACCTTCTTGGCAATCGCCTCGTACTCGTCGCCGAAAGCGACAAACAGAAGCCGGTTGAAATCAAGCAGGGCTTCGATCTCGCCGGCTTGCTCGGCGACGGCAAGCTTGCCATGGGCGAACCCAAGTCAGTTCCGGCCGGCAAGTATGGGCAGGCGGCGCTCGACAAACTCGGCGTCTGGAAGTCCGTAGAAACCAAGGTCGCCTATGCGGAAAGTGTGCGCGCCGCACTCGCCTTCGTTTCCCGCGGTGAGGCACCCTATGGCATCGTCTACCAGACGGATGCCGCCGCCGATAAGGGCGTCACGATCGTCGGTGCTTTCCCAGCCGATTCTCACCCGCCGATCATCTATCCGATCGCACTGCTCGCCGAGAGCAAGAACCCGGATGCCGCCGCCTATCTTGATTTCCTGAAGTCGGATAAGGCTGCTCTTTTCTTCACTGCCCAGGGCTTCACGATCCTGAAATAA
- a CDS encoding divergent polysaccharide deacetylase family protein yields the protein MGTDLHAPLGRNRKAARKRPGVLRIGQIAASLCLVAIGGFSLYTAFRSDGLEQSKPPASQDRTATPPTDTIQRPSTSSNQAVNGMPRSEPNSGANVERMVTGDGSVITKYSPRPRDGSGPLLVDAMQKGQDPRMADIPNDSLLEETPFGRLPITGPDGRRPMDQYARPWSGTRGTRIAIVLSGLGLSQTGTQRAIKQLPEEITFAFAASGNSLQRWMQDARRGGHEILLQVPLEPFDYPANDPGPDTLLTSKPVAHNIESLHRAMGEITNYTGIMNYLGGRFLSDPKAMEPIMRDIGKRGLLFLDDGTSAQSKTAVIAKGTELPYAFADLQLDSQVDVNTILQKLDELERIARRNGQAIGVASAFDESIDAISRWSEEATMRGIEIVGVAALVNDPNNP from the coding sequence TTGGGAACGGATCTGCATGCACCTTTAGGCCGCAACCGCAAGGCCGCGCGCAAGCGCCCCGGCGTGCTGCGGATCGGACAGATCGCCGCGAGCCTCTGCCTTGTCGCGATCGGCGGCTTTTCACTTTACACGGCATTTCGTAGTGATGGCCTCGAACAGTCGAAGCCTCCGGCATCGCAGGACAGAACGGCCACGCCGCCGACCGACACAATTCAGCGACCGTCAACGTCGAGCAATCAGGCAGTAAATGGCATGCCGCGCTCAGAGCCGAACTCGGGTGCGAACGTGGAGCGCATGGTGACCGGGGACGGCTCGGTCATCACCAAGTACAGCCCCCGCCCGCGCGACGGCAGCGGCCCGCTTCTGGTCGATGCCATGCAGAAGGGCCAGGATCCCCGCATGGCGGACATCCCCAACGACAGTCTGCTCGAAGAAACGCCCTTCGGCCGGCTGCCGATCACGGGTCCCGATGGCCGACGGCCGATGGATCAATATGCGCGGCCATGGTCCGGCACGCGCGGCACCCGCATCGCGATCGTCCTCAGCGGACTCGGTCTGAGCCAGACCGGCACGCAGCGCGCCATCAAGCAATTGCCGGAAGAAATTACCTTCGCTTTTGCCGCCAGCGGCAACAGCCTGCAGCGCTGGATGCAGGATGCCCGCCGCGGTGGTCACGAAATTTTGCTGCAAGTGCCACTGGAGCCATTCGATTATCCAGCGAATGATCCAGGACCGGATACGCTGCTGACCTCGAAGCCCGTGGCGCACAACATCGAAAGCCTGCATCGGGCGATGGGCGAGATCACCAATTATACCGGCATCATGAACTATCTGGGCGGACGTTTCCTCTCCGATCCCAAGGCCATGGAACCGATCATGCGGGATATCGGCAAGCGCGGCCTGCTCTTCCTCGATGACGGCACTTCGGCGCAATCCAAGACCGCTGTGATCGCCAAGGGCACGGAGCTTCCTTACGCTTTCGCCGACCTGCAACTGGACAGCCAGGTCGATGTGAACACCATCCTGCAAAAACTCGATGAATTGGAGCGCATAGCCCGTCGCAACGGCCAGGCGATCGGTGTTGCCTCGGCTTTCGACGAGAGCATTGACGCGATCTCTAGATGGAGCGAGGAAGCGACCATGCGCGGTATCGAAATCGTCGGCGTTGCAGCGCTCGTCAATGACCCCAACAATCCCTGA
- the modB gene encoding molybdate ABC transporter permease subunit, translating to MDMFGLSDEEWTAILLSLRVSFVAMAASLPLGILVALLLARGRFWGKSLLNGIIHLPLILPPVVTGFILLILFGRRGPIGSLLDQYLGIVLSFRWTGAALACGVMGFPLMVRSIRLSIEAVDRKLEEAAGTLGASPLWVFLTVTLPLIIPGVIAGMILCFAKAMGEFGATITFVSNIPGETQTLSAAIYTFTQVPGGDSGAMRLTLVSIVISMLALLASEFLTYLAGRRIDPE from the coding sequence TTGGATATGTTCGGCTTGAGCGATGAGGAATGGACGGCGATCCTGCTGAGCCTGCGCGTTTCCTTCGTCGCCATGGCAGCAAGCCTGCCGCTCGGTATCCTCGTTGCCCTGCTGCTTGCTCGCGGCCGCTTCTGGGGCAAGTCGTTGCTCAACGGCATCATTCACTTGCCGCTGATCCTACCCCCGGTCGTCACCGGCTTCATTCTTCTTATCCTCTTCGGTCGCCGTGGCCCGATCGGCAGCCTGCTCGATCAATATCTCGGCATCGTGCTCTCGTTCCGTTGGACGGGCGCTGCACTTGCCTGCGGCGTCATGGGCTTTCCGCTGATGGTGCGCAGCATTCGCCTGTCCATCGAAGCCGTCGACCGCAAGCTGGAGGAAGCGGCGGGGACGCTTGGCGCGAGCCCGTTATGGGTCTTTCTGACAGTCACGCTGCCACTCATCATTCCCGGCGTCATTGCCGGCATGATCCTCTGCTTTGCCAAAGCGATGGGCGAGTTCGGCGCCACTATCACATTCGTCTCTAACATTCCCGGCGAAACGCAGACGCTGTCGGCCGCCATCTACACCTTTACCCAGGTGCCGGGTGGCGATTCCGGCGCCATGCGGCTCACCCTTGTTTCCATCGTGATTTCCATGCTCGCCCTGCTCGCTTCGGAATTCCTCACCTATCTCGCCGGCCGGAGGATCGATCCGGAATGA
- the rsfS gene encoding ribosome silencing factor, whose amino-acid sequence MVCHSRKGKALTTVHAKGKTLAVVPKGAERGADAAARALEAVLVSLEDSKAEDIVTINIAGKSALGDYMVVVSGRSNRHVMAIADHLLTDLKDEGFGTARVEGQEGGDWILIDTGDIIVHVFRPEIREFYNIEKMWAAPDMDEETRH is encoded by the coding sequence ATAGTTTGTCATTCCAGGAAAGGGAAAGCACTGACAACAGTACACGCCAAGGGAAAAACGCTCGCCGTTGTCCCGAAGGGTGCGGAACGTGGCGCCGATGCCGCTGCCCGTGCTCTGGAAGCCGTCCTCGTCAGCCTCGAGGACTCGAAAGCTGAAGATATCGTCACCATCAACATTGCCGGAAAATCGGCCCTGGGAGATTACATGGTTGTCGTCTCCGGCCGCTCGAACAGGCACGTCATGGCGATCGCCGATCATCTTCTGACTGATCTCAAGGACGAGGGCTTCGGTACTGCCCGCGTCGAAGGTCAGGAAGGTGGTGACTGGATCCTGATCGATACCGGTGACATCATCGTGCATGTGTTCCGTCCCGAAATCCGCGAATTCTACAACATCGAAAAGATGTGGGCGGCTCCGGATATGGACGAGGAAACGCGGCACTGA
- the modC gene encoding molybdenum ABC transporter ATP-binding protein, whose translation MTLIVEARHRLGALGLDAAFTSERGVTALFGRSGSGKTSMIRIIAGLTRPAEGRVLLEGEVLTDTAKSIFIPRHRRRFGYVFQEARLFPHLSVRANLSYGRWFAPKSTRTESFDYVVDLLGIGQLLARSPSKLSGGEKQRVAIGRALLSSPRLLLMDEPLAALDEARKAEILPYLERLRDEMDIPIVYVSHSISEVSRLANQVVVMRDGKVEAAGPAVEVLSRSSLLPEDRKEAGAVLEGMVESVDPTNRIATILLKSGRLYVPGVAPAAGKPVRIRIPARDVMLATRKPKGLSALNILAGTITQVSPAEDGTVEIRLDCAGDAVLSRITALSRERLNLRLGMPAFAVIKTVALEA comes from the coding sequence ATGACACTTATTGTCGAAGCAAGACATCGCCTCGGCGCCCTCGGACTCGATGCCGCTTTCACCTCCGAGCGCGGTGTGACGGCGCTTTTCGGTCGTTCCGGCTCCGGCAAGACCTCAATGATCCGCATCATCGCCGGCCTCACCCGACCGGCCGAAGGTCGCGTTCTGCTCGAAGGCGAGGTGCTGACGGATACGGCAAAGAGCATCTTCATTCCCCGTCACCGGCGCCGTTTCGGCTATGTCTTCCAGGAGGCGCGGCTCTTTCCGCACCTGAGCGTCCGGGCGAACCTCTCCTATGGCCGCTGGTTCGCGCCGAAATCCACACGCACTGAAAGTTTCGATTACGTCGTCGACCTGCTTGGCATCGGCCAGTTACTTGCCCGCAGCCCCTCCAAATTATCGGGCGGCGAGAAGCAACGCGTCGCGATCGGCCGTGCGCTGCTTTCCTCGCCCCGCCTGCTGCTGATGGACGAACCGCTGGCGGCACTGGACGAGGCCCGCAAAGCCGAAATCCTGCCCTATCTCGAGCGCCTGCGCGACGAGATGGATATTCCAATCGTCTATGTCAGTCATTCGATTTCCGAAGTCTCTCGCCTGGCCAACCAGGTCGTCGTCATGCGCGACGGCAAGGTCGAAGCGGCCGGCCCGGCAGTGGAAGTCCTCAGCCGTTCGTCGCTTCTCCCAGAAGACAGGAAGGAAGCCGGTGCCGTGCTGGAAGGCATGGTCGAAAGCGTCGATCCGACCAATCGGATTGCAACGATCCTGCTGAAATCAGGCAGGCTTTATGTTCCGGGTGTCGCGCCGGCTGCCGGAAAGCCTGTGCGCATCCGCATCCCTGCGCGCGACGTGATGCTGGCAACGCGGAAGCCGAAGGGCTTGAGCGCACTCAACATTTTGGCAGGAACCATAACACAGGTTTCGCCGGCGGAGGATGGAACCGTCGAGATCCGCCTCGATTGCGCCGGCGACGCCGTACTGTCGCGCATTACCGCATTGTCCCGCGAGCGCCTGAACCTGCGGCTTGGCATGCCGGCCTTCGCCGTCATCAAGACGGTTGCGCTGGAAGCCTGA
- the bfr gene encoding bacterioferritin, producing the protein MKGDKKVIERLNEALFLELGAVNQYWVHYRLLEDWGYTKLAKKERAESIEEMHHADRLVARIIFLEGHPNLQTLAPLRIGQNVKEVLEADLAGEYDARTAYKKSRDICHDAGDYVSMKLFEELLADEEGHIDFLETQLDLLEKIGEAKYGQLNADSANEAE; encoded by the coding sequence TTGAAAGGCGACAAAAAAGTCATCGAGCGGCTTAACGAGGCCCTTTTCCTAGAGCTCGGTGCAGTCAACCAGTATTGGGTTCATTATCGTCTTCTTGAGGACTGGGGTTACACCAAGCTCGCCAAGAAGGAGCGTGCCGAATCGATCGAAGAAATGCACCATGCCGACCGTCTGGTCGCGCGTATCATCTTCCTCGAAGGCCATCCCAATCTGCAGACGCTCGCGCCGCTGCGCATCGGTCAGAACGTCAAGGAAGTTCTGGAAGCCGATCTTGCCGGTGAATATGACGCCCGCACCGCTTACAAGAAGTCGCGTGATATCTGTCATGACGCTGGCGACTACGTCTCCATGAAGCTTTTCGAAGAGCTTCTGGCAGACGAGGAAGGCCATATCGACTTCCTCGAAACGCAGCTCGACCTGCTCGAGAAGATCGGCGAAGCGAAGTACGGCCAGCTCAACGCCGACTCGGCCAATGAAGCCGAATAA
- a CDS encoding murein hydrolase activator EnvC — MFLPAVAAGLGAAVIAISGNPFAVQAQDAPPPPTAAEPAAPVTTAEQPPPDPAAELAKKRDETRTELEKLSKTISLSSDKVTELQSSIDNLEKSTANIRQALIDSATRRKSLEGKILDSEKKLAELGVKEDGIRRSLHERRGLLAEVLAALQRMGRNPPPALLVTPDDALASVRSAILLGAVVPGIRKETEKLAADLADLSALQTASAKEKEGLATTMANSLEEERRMDLLLAENDKLSRSNAVELEAEKQRSQELASKATTLESLVASMETEIASVRDAAAAARQAEENRKLLTDEQRAQAKALADSGVPDKNRIAPAYPFGELKAKLELPVAGDILRQFGDADGTGHEAMGITIATNPETVVTAPADGLVVFAGAFRSYGQMIILDAGDGYHLVLSGMDTISTRQGKFVFSGEPLAVMGAKRVASATALALETDRPTLYIEFRNDGKPVDSRPWWTAKDTGKARNDS, encoded by the coding sequence CTGTTCCTGCCGGCCGTTGCCGCAGGGCTCGGCGCGGCTGTCATTGCCATTTCGGGAAACCCCTTTGCCGTGCAGGCGCAGGATGCTCCGCCACCACCAACTGCTGCCGAACCGGCCGCTCCAGTAACAACTGCCGAACAGCCTCCGCCTGATCCTGCTGCCGAACTTGCAAAGAAACGCGACGAGACGAGAACCGAGCTGGAAAAGCTGTCGAAAACGATCAGCCTTTCCTCTGACAAGGTGACAGAGCTTCAGAGCAGCATCGACAATCTGGAAAAAAGCACGGCGAACATCCGCCAGGCGCTGATCGATTCCGCCACTCGCCGCAAATCTCTCGAAGGCAAGATCCTCGACAGCGAAAAGAAGCTCGCCGAGCTGGGCGTCAAGGAAGACGGCATCCGCCGCTCGCTGCACGAGCGCCGCGGCCTGCTTGCCGAGGTTCTTGCCGCCCTCCAGCGCATGGGCCGCAACCCGCCGCCTGCCCTTCTCGTGACACCTGACGATGCGCTTGCTTCCGTCCGCAGCGCCATTCTGCTCGGCGCCGTGGTTCCCGGCATCCGCAAGGAGACCGAAAAGCTCGCGGCTGATCTTGCCGACCTCTCGGCACTGCAGACGGCAAGCGCCAAGGAGAAGGAAGGCCTGGCCACCACCATGGCAAACAGCCTGGAGGAGGAGCGCCGCATGGACCTGCTGCTTGCCGAAAACGACAAGTTGAGCCGCTCCAACGCCGTCGAACTGGAAGCCGAGAAGCAGCGTTCGCAGGAGCTTGCGAGCAAGGCGACAACGCTGGAAAGCCTCGTCGCCTCGATGGAGACGGAGATTGCCTCGGTGCGCGACGCCGCGGCTGCCGCCCGGCAGGCGGAGGAGAACCGCAAGCTCCTGACCGACGAACAGCGCGCCCAGGCAAAGGCCCTGGCCGACAGCGGGGTGCCTGATAAAAACCGCATTGCGCCCGCATATCCCTTCGGAGAACTGAAGGCGAAACTGGAGCTGCCTGTGGCAGGCGATATTCTGCGCCAGTTCGGCGATGCCGACGGCACCGGACACGAGGCCATGGGAATAACGATCGCGACCAATCCGGAAACGGTGGTGACCGCCCCTGCTGACGGGCTGGTGGTTTTTGCCGGCGCTTTCCGCAGTTATGGCCAGATGATCATTCTCGACGCTGGCGACGGATATCACTTGGTTCTCTCAGGCATGGATACGATCAGCACCCGTCAAGGGAAATTCGTTTTCTCAGGCGAGCCGCTCGCCGTGATGGGTGCGAAAAGAGTGGCAAGCGCGACAGCATTGGCGCTGGAAACAGATCGGCCAACGCTTTACATTGAGTTTCGAAATGACGGTAAACCGGTCGATTCCCGACCGTGGTGGACCGCCAAAGACACTGGAAAGGCACGCAATGATTCGTAG
- a CDS encoding (2Fe-2S)-binding protein yields MFLTVPIFFCRKHDSECHVWNEDVLVCSCNYITDKEIRDVINNLLDEDCWQLIVPAKVYHAMAKRGRCCGCFPNVVDIIIQTTEDYHARHHSTESEIFDFMSRLREFHEENRRADIERRQKSHRAA; encoded by the coding sequence ATTTTCTTGACAGTTCCTATCTTCTTTTGCAGAAAACACGATAGTGAGTGTCATGTTTGGAATGAAGACGTGCTCGTCTGCAGTTGCAATTACATAACCGACAAGGAAATCCGGGACGTCATCAACAATCTTCTTGATGAAGATTGCTGGCAGTTGATCGTGCCTGCAAAGGTCTATCACGCCATGGCCAAACGCGGTCGCTGCTGCGGTTGCTTCCCGAACGTTGTCGATATCATCATCCAGACAACCGAAGATTATCACGCCCGTCACCACTCGACGGAATCGGAAATATTTGATTTCATGTCCCGCCTGAGAGAATTCCATGAAGAAAACAGGAGAGCGGACATTGAAAGGCGACAAAAAAGTCATCGAGCGGCTTAA
- a CDS encoding S41 family peptidase — protein MIRRASLVLVGALMGATAMSVIYSAGVPAEAAGASTYKELSVFGDVFERVRAQYVTPPAEDKLIESAINGMLSSLDPHSSYMNAKDAEDMRTQTKGEFGGLGIEVTMEDELVKVITPIDDTPAAKAGVLAGDYISEIDGQSVRGLKLEDAVEKMRGAVNTPIKLTLIRKGADKPIELTIVRDVVAVQAVKSRVEDDVGYLRVISFTEKTYPDLEKAIQKIKATVPADKLKGFVLDLRLNPGGLLDQAINVSDAFLQRGEVVSTRGRNPDETRRFNAGPGDLTDGKPLIVLINGGSASASEIVAGALQDLRRATVLGTRSFGKGSVQTIIPLGENGALRLTTALYYTPSGRSIQGTGITPDIKVEEPLPADLQGKMVTEGESALRGHIKGQSETEEGSGSVAYVPPDPKDDVQLNYALDLLRGKKTDPSFPPDPEKAVVAK, from the coding sequence ATGATTCGTAGGGCTTCTCTTGTTCTGGTCGGCGCATTGATGGGCGCGACCGCGATGAGCGTCATTTACTCCGCAGGCGTGCCTGCAGAGGCGGCGGGAGCATCGACCTATAAGGAGCTTTCGGTATTCGGTGACGTCTTCGAACGCGTGCGTGCGCAATACGTAACACCGCCGGCCGAGGACAAGCTGATCGAAAGTGCCATCAATGGCATGCTCTCCTCCCTCGATCCGCATTCCAGCTACATGAATGCGAAGGACGCCGAAGACATGCGCACCCAGACCAAGGGTGAGTTCGGCGGTCTCGGCATCGAAGTCACTATGGAGGACGAACTCGTCAAGGTCATCACTCCGATCGACGACACTCCGGCTGCCAAGGCCGGCGTTCTGGCCGGCGACTATATCTCGGAAATTGACGGCCAGTCTGTTCGCGGCCTGAAGCTCGAAGACGCCGTCGAAAAGATGCGTGGCGCCGTCAACACGCCGATCAAGCTGACGCTCATCCGCAAGGGCGCCGACAAACCGATCGAACTGACGATCGTACGTGACGTTGTTGCCGTTCAGGCGGTCAAGTCGCGTGTTGAAGATGATGTCGGCTACCTGCGCGTCATCTCCTTCACCGAAAAGACCTATCCGGATCTCGAAAAGGCGATCCAGAAGATCAAGGCGACCGTTCCGGCCGACAAGCTCAAGGGCTTTGTCCTTGACCTGCGTCTCAACCCCGGCGGTTTGCTCGATCAGGCGATCAATGTTTCCGACGCCTTCCTGCAGCGCGGCGAAGTAGTGTCCACCCGTGGCCGCAATCCGGACGAAACCCGCCGCTTCAATGCTGGCCCGGGCGACCTGACCGATGGCAAGCCGCTGATCGTCCTCATCAACGGCGGCTCGGCTTCAGCATCGGAAATCGTTGCCGGCGCTCTCCAGGATCTCCGCCGTGCCACCGTTCTCGGCACGCGTTCATTCGGCAAGGGTTCGGTTCAGACGATCATTCCGCTTGGCGAAAACGGCGCGCTGCGCCTGACGACCGCGCTTTACTACACACCGTCGGGCCGCTCGATCCAGGGCACCGGCATCACACCTGACATCAAGGTGGAAGAGCCTCTTCCGGCCGATCTCCAAGGCAAGATGGTGACCGAGGGCGAATCCGCCCTGCGCGGCCACATCAAGGGCCAGAGCGAGACTGAGGAAGGTTCGGGCTCTGTCGCATACGTCCCGCCGGATCCGAAGGACGACGTGCAGCTCAACTATGCACTCGACCTGCTGCGCGGCAAGAAGACCGATCCGTCATTCCCGCCTGACCCGGAAAAGGCCGTTGTCGCGAAGTAA
- a CDS encoding winged helix-turn-helix domain-containing protein, with the protein MTEATKNPLTPVLRITFPDDDRLGHGKMELLEHIRETGSISAAGRAMDMSYRRAWMLVAEMNRMFKAPVVESQRGGQKGGGAALTPFGEELLARFRGMERTVRASLADDLAWLQANCNLQHESRG; encoded by the coding sequence ATGACCGAAGCCACCAAAAATCCGCTCACACCCGTCCTGCGAATCACCTTTCCCGACGACGATCGCCTCGGCCACGGCAAGATGGAACTGCTCGAGCATATTCGCGAGACAGGTTCGATCTCGGCGGCCGGCCGCGCCATGGACATGTCCTATCGTCGTGCATGGATGCTGGTTGCCGAGATGAACCGCATGTTCAAGGCCCCGGTGGTGGAATCGCAGCGCGGTGGCCAGAAGGGCGGCGGCGCTGCGCTGACGCCGTTCGGGGAGGAACTGCTGGCGCGCTTTCGCGGAATGGAAAGGACCGTGCGCGCCAGCCTAGCCGACGATCTCGCCTGGCTGCAGGCCAACTGTAATCTCCAACACGAAAGCCGAGGCTGA